In the Populus trichocarpa isolate Nisqually-1 chromosome 1, P.trichocarpa_v4.1, whole genome shotgun sequence genome, one interval contains:
- the LOC18095972 gene encoding uncharacterized protein LOC18095972 isoform X5 codes for MKSSYGLCVGIVLKEARLTKKGKSSANVGNGSVIETLVILSVDIVQVVAKGVLFPADGVAANISGDNAEAAVTNASSSEIAVSEAKKSNMFTVDRKKSNQNRGSAKNKNGSSQGLMLTRAVKDHEGRKMPPNDIGNVMEFEHGKRDGVNISKREASSGDSVNGRQTGEDWSQGEQDLYKHKFEFQREKSADEVHSPNAITGPHLSEAKPVAEGRVTVKLLPNGVSCNSAGELMKPDNQYRGRPASVGTTSPIAVCASVSTSSNPTVDVPSESLCSSLANSTDAVSPRISESNRSSKAFKLNPGAKIFSPSFSNPISATAPAVPTAASMAYISSNSPAVPVAVVQPEVGIPFAPRSSVPAKYPPYSNLTAVNGGSGSQFLQPVVGHMGSRAQPQPLRYSGQYHAVQAAPAFVPPNSQSVMVGQLGQLMYIQPVSHDLVPSAAAISSVSARPMSTPHQVQYPKHQGSAAGQTLQLCVAPPFVAGGQQPFVMPSHIPFLQPPIPAIRPIPVPGSNTLFNTKFP; via the exons ATGAAGTCAAGTTATGGACTTTGCGTAGGTATTGTTTTGAAGGAAGCAAGATTGACTAAAAAGGGAAAATCCAGTGCAAATGTAGGTAATGGGAGTGTGATAGAGACACTTGTAATTCTTTCAGTTGATATTGTTCAAGTTGTTGCTAAG GGAGTTCTATTTCCAGCTGATGGTGTCGCTGCAAATATATCTGGTGACAATGCAGAAGCTGCTGTAACCAATGCTTCATCTTCTGAGATTGCAGTGAGCGAGGCAAAGAAATCTAACATGTTCACTGTGGATAGAAAGAAATCTAATCAAAACAG GGGTTCAGCCAAAAACAAGAACGGTTCTTCTCAAGGTCTTATGCTGACAAGAGCAGTGAAGGATCATGAAGGGAGAAAAATGCCACCAAATGACATAGGAAATGTCATGGAATTTGAACATGGGAAAAGAGATGGTGTAAATATCTCAAAG AGAGAAGCTTCTTCTGGTGACTCAGTTAATGGAAG GCAGACTGGAGAAGACTGGTCACAGGGGGAGCAGGATCTCTATAAACATAAGTTTGAGTTTCAAAGGGAAAAGAGT GCTGATGAAGTTCATAGCCCAAATGCAATCA CAGGGCCTCACCTCAGTGAAGCAAAACCCGTTGCAGAAGGGCGAGTAACAGTGAAGCTGTTGCCTAACGGTGTATCTTGTAATTCTGCTGGCGAGCTTATGAAGCCAGACAATCAATACCGTGGAAGGCCTGCTTCTGTGGGAACCACTTCTCCTATTGCTGTTTGTGCAAGTGTTTCAACTTCTTCCAATCCAACGGTTGATGTTCCTTCAGAATCACTCTGTAGTTCATTAGCAAATTCTACTGATGCAGTCTCTCCACGAATCTCAGAATCTAATAGAAGCTCCAAG GCATTCAAGCTCAATCCAGGAGCAAAAATTTTTTCTCCATCTTTTTCCAATCCTATATCAGCTACTGCTCCAGCAGTGCCAACTGCTGCAAGCATGGCTTACATATCAAGCAACTCTCCAGCGGTACCTGTTGCTGTTGTGCAGCCAGAAGTTGGGATCCCTTTTGCACCTCGTTCATCTGTCCCTGCTAAGTACCCCCCCTATAGCAACTTGACAGCGGTAAATGGTGGCAGTGGTTCTCAATTTTTGCAACCT GTTGTTGGACACATGGGAAGCAGAGCACAGCCACAGCCACTTAGATATTCTGGTCAGTATCATGCTGTTCAGGCAGCACCAGCATTTGTGCCTCCAAATTCTCAATCT GTTATGGTTGGACAACTGGGGCAGCTCATGTATATTCAGCCAGTTTCTCAT GATTTGGTTCCAAGCGCAGCAGCCATATCATCTGTATCTGCACGTCCTATGTCAACTCCTCACCAAGTCCAATATCCTAAACACCAAG GAAGTGCAGCCGGCCAAACCTTGCAGCTCTGTGTGGCTCCACCTTTTGTAGCTGGTGGACAACAACCATTTGTAATGCCAAGCCATATTCCTTTTCTTCAGCCACCTATCCCTGCAATTCGCCCCATTCCAGTCCCAGGATCCAATACTCTTTTCAACACCAAGTTTCCATGA
- the LOC18095972 gene encoding uncharacterized protein LOC18095972 isoform X4: MGYKNRAEAETEACLNEALLFATMCIIGLPVDVHIRDGSVYFGTFHTASFDKENGIVLKEARLTKKGKSSANVGNGSVIETLVILSVDIVQVVAKGVLFPADGVAANISGDNAEAAVTNASSSEIAVSEAKKSNMFTVDRKKSNQNRGSAKNKNGSSQGLMLTRAVKDHEGRKMPPNDIGNVMEFEHGKRDGVNISKREASSGDSVNGRQTGEDWSQGEQDLYKHKFEFQREKSADEVHSPNAITGPHLSEAKPVAEGRVTVKLLPNGVSCNSAGELMKPDNQYRGRPASVGTTSPIAVCASVSTSSNPTVDVPSESLCSSLANSTDAVSPRISESNRSSKAFKLNPGAKIFSPSFSNPISATAPAVPTAASMAYISSNSPAVPVAVVQPEVGIPFAPRSSVPAKYPPYSNLTAVNGGSGSQFLQPVVGHMGSRAQPQPLRYSGQYHAVQAAPAFVPPNSQSVMVGQLGQLMYIQPVSHDLVPSAAAISSVSARPMSTPHQVQYPKHQGMRKEVQPAKPCSSVWLHLL, from the exons ATGGGTTACAAAAACAGAGCAGAAGCTGAAACAGAGGCATGCTTAAACGAGGCTTTATTGTTTGCTACTATGTGTATAATTGGACTCCCTGTTGATGTGCATATTAGAGATGGTTCTGTTTACTTTGGGACTTTTCACACTGCTTCTTTTGACAAGGAAAACG GTATTGTTTTGAAGGAAGCAAGATTGACTAAAAAGGGAAAATCCAGTGCAAATGTAGGTAATGGGAGTGTGATAGAGACACTTGTAATTCTTTCAGTTGATATTGTTCAAGTTGTTGCTAAG GGAGTTCTATTTCCAGCTGATGGTGTCGCTGCAAATATATCTGGTGACAATGCAGAAGCTGCTGTAACCAATGCTTCATCTTCTGAGATTGCAGTGAGCGAGGCAAAGAAATCTAACATGTTCACTGTGGATAGAAAGAAATCTAATCAAAACAG GGGTTCAGCCAAAAACAAGAACGGTTCTTCTCAAGGTCTTATGCTGACAAGAGCAGTGAAGGATCATGAAGGGAGAAAAATGCCACCAAATGACATAGGAAATGTCATGGAATTTGAACATGGGAAAAGAGATGGTGTAAATATCTCAAAG AGAGAAGCTTCTTCTGGTGACTCAGTTAATGGAAG GCAGACTGGAGAAGACTGGTCACAGGGGGAGCAGGATCTCTATAAACATAAGTTTGAGTTTCAAAGGGAAAAGAGT GCTGATGAAGTTCATAGCCCAAATGCAATCA CAGGGCCTCACCTCAGTGAAGCAAAACCCGTTGCAGAAGGGCGAGTAACAGTGAAGCTGTTGCCTAACGGTGTATCTTGTAATTCTGCTGGCGAGCTTATGAAGCCAGACAATCAATACCGTGGAAGGCCTGCTTCTGTGGGAACCACTTCTCCTATTGCTGTTTGTGCAAGTGTTTCAACTTCTTCCAATCCAACGGTTGATGTTCCTTCAGAATCACTCTGTAGTTCATTAGCAAATTCTACTGATGCAGTCTCTCCACGAATCTCAGAATCTAATAGAAGCTCCAAG GCATTCAAGCTCAATCCAGGAGCAAAAATTTTTTCTCCATCTTTTTCCAATCCTATATCAGCTACTGCTCCAGCAGTGCCAACTGCTGCAAGCATGGCTTACATATCAAGCAACTCTCCAGCGGTACCTGTTGCTGTTGTGCAGCCAGAAGTTGGGATCCCTTTTGCACCTCGTTCATCTGTCCCTGCTAAGTACCCCCCCTATAGCAACTTGACAGCGGTAAATGGTGGCAGTGGTTCTCAATTTTTGCAACCT GTTGTTGGACACATGGGAAGCAGAGCACAGCCACAGCCACTTAGATATTCTGGTCAGTATCATGCTGTTCAGGCAGCACCAGCATTTGTGCCTCCAAATTCTCAATCT GTTATGGTTGGACAACTGGGGCAGCTCATGTATATTCAGCCAGTTTCTCAT GATTTGGTTCCAAGCGCAGCAGCCATATCATCTGTATCTGCACGTCCTATGTCAACTCCTCACCAAGTCCAATATCCTAAACACCAAGGTATGAGAAAG GAAGTGCAGCCGGCCAAACCTTGCAGCTCTGTGTGGCTCCACCTTTTGTAG
- the LOC18095972 gene encoding uncharacterized protein LOC18095972 isoform X2, which translates to MGYKNRAEAETEACLNEALLFATMCIIGLPVDVHIRDGSVYFGTFHTASFDKENGIVLKEARLTKKGKSSANVGNGSVIETLVILSVDIVQVVAKGVLFPADGVAANISGDNAEAAVTNASSSEIAVSEAKKSNMFTVDRKKSNQNRGSAKNKNGSSQGLMLTRAVKDHEGRKMPPNDIGNVMEFEHGKRDGVNISKREASSGDSVNGRQTGEDWSQGEQDLYKHKFEFQREKSADEVHSPNAIRPHLSEAKPVAEGRVTVKLLPNGVSCNSAGELMKPDNQYRGRPASVGTTSPIAVCASVSTSSNPTVDVPSESLCSSLANSTDAVSPRISESNRSSKAFKLNPGAKIFSPSFSNPISATAPAVPTAASMAYISSNSPAVPVAVVQPEVGIPFAPRSSVPAKYPPYSNLTAVNGGSGSQFLQPVVGHMGSRAQPQPLRYSGQYHAVQAAPAFVPPNSQSVMVGQLGQLMYIQPVSHDLVPSAAAISSVSARPMSTPHQVQYPKHQGSAAGQTLQLCVAPPFVAGGQQPFVMPSHIPFLQPPIPAIRPIPVPGSNTLFNTKFP; encoded by the exons ATGGGTTACAAAAACAGAGCAGAAGCTGAAACAGAGGCATGCTTAAACGAGGCTTTATTGTTTGCTACTATGTGTATAATTGGACTCCCTGTTGATGTGCATATTAGAGATGGTTCTGTTTACTTTGGGACTTTTCACACTGCTTCTTTTGACAAGGAAAACG GTATTGTTTTGAAGGAAGCAAGATTGACTAAAAAGGGAAAATCCAGTGCAAATGTAGGTAATGGGAGTGTGATAGAGACACTTGTAATTCTTTCAGTTGATATTGTTCAAGTTGTTGCTAAG GGAGTTCTATTTCCAGCTGATGGTGTCGCTGCAAATATATCTGGTGACAATGCAGAAGCTGCTGTAACCAATGCTTCATCTTCTGAGATTGCAGTGAGCGAGGCAAAGAAATCTAACATGTTCACTGTGGATAGAAAGAAATCTAATCAAAACAG GGGTTCAGCCAAAAACAAGAACGGTTCTTCTCAAGGTCTTATGCTGACAAGAGCAGTGAAGGATCATGAAGGGAGAAAAATGCCACCAAATGACATAGGAAATGTCATGGAATTTGAACATGGGAAAAGAGATGGTGTAAATATCTCAAAG AGAGAAGCTTCTTCTGGTGACTCAGTTAATGGAAG GCAGACTGGAGAAGACTGGTCACAGGGGGAGCAGGATCTCTATAAACATAAGTTTGAGTTTCAAAGGGAAAAGAGT GCTGATGAAGTTCATAGCCCAAATGCAATCA GGCCTCACCTCAGTGAAGCAAAACCCGTTGCAGAAGGGCGAGTAACAGTGAAGCTGTTGCCTAACGGTGTATCTTGTAATTCTGCTGGCGAGCTTATGAAGCCAGACAATCAATACCGTGGAAGGCCTGCTTCTGTGGGAACCACTTCTCCTATTGCTGTTTGTGCAAGTGTTTCAACTTCTTCCAATCCAACGGTTGATGTTCCTTCAGAATCACTCTGTAGTTCATTAGCAAATTCTACTGATGCAGTCTCTCCACGAATCTCAGAATCTAATAGAAGCTCCAAG GCATTCAAGCTCAATCCAGGAGCAAAAATTTTTTCTCCATCTTTTTCCAATCCTATATCAGCTACTGCTCCAGCAGTGCCAACTGCTGCAAGCATGGCTTACATATCAAGCAACTCTCCAGCGGTACCTGTTGCTGTTGTGCAGCCAGAAGTTGGGATCCCTTTTGCACCTCGTTCATCTGTCCCTGCTAAGTACCCCCCCTATAGCAACTTGACAGCGGTAAATGGTGGCAGTGGTTCTCAATTTTTGCAACCT GTTGTTGGACACATGGGAAGCAGAGCACAGCCACAGCCACTTAGATATTCTGGTCAGTATCATGCTGTTCAGGCAGCACCAGCATTTGTGCCTCCAAATTCTCAATCT GTTATGGTTGGACAACTGGGGCAGCTCATGTATATTCAGCCAGTTTCTCAT GATTTGGTTCCAAGCGCAGCAGCCATATCATCTGTATCTGCACGTCCTATGTCAACTCCTCACCAAGTCCAATATCCTAAACACCAAG GAAGTGCAGCCGGCCAAACCTTGCAGCTCTGTGTGGCTCCACCTTTTGTAGCTGGTGGACAACAACCATTTGTAATGCCAAGCCATATTCCTTTTCTTCAGCCACCTATCCCTGCAATTCGCCCCATTCCAGTCCCAGGATCCAATACTCTTTTCAACACCAAGTTTCCATGA
- the LOC18095972 gene encoding uncharacterized protein LOC18095972 isoform X3, with the protein MGYKNRAEAETEACLNEALLFATMCIIGLPVDVHIRDGSVYFGTFHTASFDKENGIVLKEARLTKKGKSSANVGNGSVIETLVILSVDIVQVVAKGVLFPADGVAANISGDNAEAAVTNASSSEIAVSEAKKSNMFTVDRKKSNQNRGSAKNKNGSSQGLMLTRAVKDHEGRKMPPNDIGNVMEFEHGKRDGVNISKREASSGDSVNGRQTGEDWSQGEQDLYKHKFEFQREKSADEVHSPNAITGPHLSEAKPVAEGRVTVKLLPNGVSCNSAGELMKPDNQYRGRPASVGTTSPIAVCASVSTSSNPTVDVPSESLCSSLANSTDAVSPRISESNRSSKAFKLNPGAKIFSPSFSNPISATAPAVPTAASMAYISSNSPAVPVAVVQPEVGIPFAPRSSVPAKYPPYSNLTAVVGHMGSRAQPQPLRYSGQYHAVQAAPAFVPPNSQSVMVGQLGQLMYIQPVSHDLVPSAAAISSVSARPMSTPHQVQYPKHQGSAAGQTLQLCVAPPFVAGGQQPFVMPSHIPFLQPPIPAIRPIPVPGSNTLFNTKFP; encoded by the exons ATGGGTTACAAAAACAGAGCAGAAGCTGAAACAGAGGCATGCTTAAACGAGGCTTTATTGTTTGCTACTATGTGTATAATTGGACTCCCTGTTGATGTGCATATTAGAGATGGTTCTGTTTACTTTGGGACTTTTCACACTGCTTCTTTTGACAAGGAAAACG GTATTGTTTTGAAGGAAGCAAGATTGACTAAAAAGGGAAAATCCAGTGCAAATGTAGGTAATGGGAGTGTGATAGAGACACTTGTAATTCTTTCAGTTGATATTGTTCAAGTTGTTGCTAAG GGAGTTCTATTTCCAGCTGATGGTGTCGCTGCAAATATATCTGGTGACAATGCAGAAGCTGCTGTAACCAATGCTTCATCTTCTGAGATTGCAGTGAGCGAGGCAAAGAAATCTAACATGTTCACTGTGGATAGAAAGAAATCTAATCAAAACAG GGGTTCAGCCAAAAACAAGAACGGTTCTTCTCAAGGTCTTATGCTGACAAGAGCAGTGAAGGATCATGAAGGGAGAAAAATGCCACCAAATGACATAGGAAATGTCATGGAATTTGAACATGGGAAAAGAGATGGTGTAAATATCTCAAAG AGAGAAGCTTCTTCTGGTGACTCAGTTAATGGAAG GCAGACTGGAGAAGACTGGTCACAGGGGGAGCAGGATCTCTATAAACATAAGTTTGAGTTTCAAAGGGAAAAGAGT GCTGATGAAGTTCATAGCCCAAATGCAATCA CAGGGCCTCACCTCAGTGAAGCAAAACCCGTTGCAGAAGGGCGAGTAACAGTGAAGCTGTTGCCTAACGGTGTATCTTGTAATTCTGCTGGCGAGCTTATGAAGCCAGACAATCAATACCGTGGAAGGCCTGCTTCTGTGGGAACCACTTCTCCTATTGCTGTTTGTGCAAGTGTTTCAACTTCTTCCAATCCAACGGTTGATGTTCCTTCAGAATCACTCTGTAGTTCATTAGCAAATTCTACTGATGCAGTCTCTCCACGAATCTCAGAATCTAATAGAAGCTCCAAG GCATTCAAGCTCAATCCAGGAGCAAAAATTTTTTCTCCATCTTTTTCCAATCCTATATCAGCTACTGCTCCAGCAGTGCCAACTGCTGCAAGCATGGCTTACATATCAAGCAACTCTCCAGCGGTACCTGTTGCTGTTGTGCAGCCAGAAGTTGGGATCCCTTTTGCACCTCGTTCATCTGTCCCTGCTAAGTACCCCCCCTATAGCAACTTGACAGCG GTTGTTGGACACATGGGAAGCAGAGCACAGCCACAGCCACTTAGATATTCTGGTCAGTATCATGCTGTTCAGGCAGCACCAGCATTTGTGCCTCCAAATTCTCAATCT GTTATGGTTGGACAACTGGGGCAGCTCATGTATATTCAGCCAGTTTCTCAT GATTTGGTTCCAAGCGCAGCAGCCATATCATCTGTATCTGCACGTCCTATGTCAACTCCTCACCAAGTCCAATATCCTAAACACCAAG GAAGTGCAGCCGGCCAAACCTTGCAGCTCTGTGTGGCTCCACCTTTTGTAGCTGGTGGACAACAACCATTTGTAATGCCAAGCCATATTCCTTTTCTTCAGCCACCTATCCCTGCAATTCGCCCCATTCCAGTCCCAGGATCCAATACTCTTTTCAACACCAAGTTTCCATGA
- the LOC18095971 gene encoding DEAD-box ATP-dependent RNA helicase 32 — translation MRKSKPKSKQTRRDRHEAEQEEISKLNQWIDSQKPDSGTNPLSLPPLPKDAPIGPLQDDKFSRYSGATMFKELPLSKRTQDGLKRANFSKMTDIQRASLPHSLCGRDILGAAKTGSGKTLAFIIPILEKLYKERWGSEDGVGGIIISPTRELAGQLFDVLKTVGKFHNFSAGLLIGGRKEVEMEKEHVNALNILVCTPGRLLQHMDETPNFDCSQLQVLVLDEADRILDVGFKKTLNAIVAQLPKRRQTLLFSATQTKSIQDLARLSLKDPEYISVHEDAETATPSRLQQTAMIVPLEQKLDMLWSFVKAHLNSKILVFLSSCKQVKFVFEAFKKLRPGIPLKCLHGRMKQEKRMGIYSQFCESHSVLFSTDVASRGLDFNKAVDWVVQVDCPDDVASYIHRVGRTARYLAGGRSVLFLMPSEMKMLEKLQTAKIPVQFIKANTKRLQPVSGLLSALLVKYPDMQQLAQRAFITYLRSIHIQKDKEVFDVLKLSIEEFSASLGLPMTPKVRFLNQKIKGKKAFGKSALLESEDSEKEDAAEIPGEKLDIGNFREESVGRLKENLKIGDSEEENVEKGFLQTKNALNGSEAKTGEIEDLVPATRVLKKKKLKINVHRPVGTRVVFDEEGNTLPPLARVADRKNVANSSLLDQDKREEYYKNMREQMKHVDKEDKVLDRQRRREKRIKEKMKRKIGSMGLEEDGEGEDDLSGSEGEGRKHKRSKIYFDSDSDNAEMTESKDNAGISTDSISLADQEALALKLLSSMHS, via the exons AtgagaaaatcaaaaccaaagtcTAAACAAACAAGAAGGGATCGTCATGAAGCAGAACAGGAAGAAATCTCCAAGCTAAACCAATGGATAGACTCACAAAAACCAGACTCAGGGACCAACCCTTTATCACTCCCACCACTACCAAAAGATGCACCAATTGGGCCCCTTCAAGATGATAAATTTTCAAGATATTCAGGGGCTACAATGTTCAAGGAATTGCCTTTGTCAAAGAGAACGCAAGATGGGTTAAAGAGAGCGAATTTTTCTAAAATGACTGATATACAAAGGGCTTCTTTGCCTCATTCTCTTTGTGGAAGGGATATTCTTGGTGCTGCTAAAACTGGGTCTGGCAAAACACTCGCTTTTATTATTCCT ATTttggaaaaattatataaagaaagaTGGGGTTCCGAGGATGGAGTAGGCGGCATCATTATCTCTCCCACAAGGGAATTAGCAGGGCAGCTTTTTGATGTATTGAAAACTGTTGGGAAGTTCCATAACTTTAGCGCTGGACTACTCATTGGTGGTCGAAAGGAAGTGGAAATGGAGAAAGAGCATGTTAATGCTCTGAACATATTAGTTTGCACTCCTGGAAGACTTCTTCAGCATATGGACGAGACTCCAAATTTTGATTGTTCACAGCTTCAG GTTTTGGTCCTTGATGAGGCAGATCGTATTCTTGATGTTGGATTTAAGAAGACTCTGAATGCAATTGTCGCACAGCTACCTAAGCGTAGACAAACATTGCTTTTCTCTGCAACTCAAACAAAGTCCATTCAGGATCTTGCAAGACTGAGTTTGAAGGACCCAGAGTATATCAGTGTGCATGAAGATGCTGAGACAGCAACTCCCAGCCGCCTGCAGCAAACTGCAATGATTGTTCCTCTTGAGCAGAAGCTAGATATGCTATGGAGTTTTGTAAAAGCTCATCTTAACTCAAAGATTCTTGTGTTTCTTTCTAGCTGCAAACAG GTGAAATTTGTCTTTGAAGCATTTAAGAAACTACGGCCTGGAATCCCATTGAAGTGTCTCCATGGAAGGATGAAGCAGGAGAAAAGGATGGGAATTTATTCTCAGTTCTGCGAAAGTCATTCAGTTCTCTTCTCAACTGATGTAGCCTCCAGAGGCCTTGATTTTAATAAGGCAGTTGACTGGGTTGTCCAG GTAGATTGTCCAGATGATGTTGCATCCTACATACACAGGGTTGGTCGCACAGCACGCTATCTGGCTGGAGGAAGGTCAGTTTTGTTTCTGATGCCTTCAGAAATGAAAATGCTTGAAAAATTGCAAACAGCAAAAATTCCCGTACAGTTTATTAAG GCAAATACAAAAAGACTGCAGCCAGTTTCTGGATTGTTGTCAGCTTTACTAGTCAAGTATCCTGATATGCAGCAGCTAGCTCAGAGGGCCTTCATAACATATTTGCGATCTATACATATACAGAAGGACAAAGAAGTGTTTGATGTTTTGAAGCTATCTATTGAAGAATTTTCAGCTTCATTGGGTCTACCTATGACCCCAAAAGTCCGTTTTCTGAAccagaaaataaaagggaaaaaggcATTTGGAAAATCTGCTCTTCTCGAATCAGAAGATTCTGAAAAGGAGGATGCTGCAGAGATACCAGGTGAGAAGCTTGATATCGGTAACTTCAGGGAAGAAAGTGTGGGCAGACTAAAAGAGAATCTAAAGATTGGTGATTCAGAGGAAGAGAACGTGGAAAAAGGTTTTCTTCAAACGAAGAATGCTCTAAATGGGAGTGAAGCAAAAACAGGCGAAATTGAAGATCTTGT gCCAGCAACACgagttttgaagaaaaagaagttgaagaTCAATGTCCATAGACCGGTAGGGACAAGGGTTGTCTTTGATGAAGAAGGCAATACACTTCCTCCACTTGCAAGAGTGGCTGATAGAAAGAATGTTGCTAATTCATCTCTGCTTGACCAAG ACAAAAGAGAAGAATACTATAAAAACATGAGGGAACAAATGAAGCATGTGGACAAGGAAGATAAAGTTTTAGATCGCCAGCGCCGCCGAGAGAAACGGATTAAGGAAAAGATGAAGAGGAAAATAGGATCTATGGGTTTAGAGGAGGATGGAGAAGGCGAGGATGATCTCTCTGGTTCAGAAGGAGAGGGCAGAAAGCATAAAAGATCAAAGATATATTTTGATAGTGATAGTGATAATGCCGAGATGACAGAAAGTAAAGATAATGCAGGCATAAGTACCGATTCCATTTCACTTGCAGACCAAGAAGCTCTTGCCCTGAAGTTGTTGAGTTCTATGCACTCATAG
- the LOC18095972 gene encoding uncharacterized protein LOC18095972 isoform X1, translating to MGYKNRAEAETEACLNEALLFATMCIIGLPVDVHIRDGSVYFGTFHTASFDKENGIVLKEARLTKKGKSSANVGNGSVIETLVILSVDIVQVVAKGVLFPADGVAANISGDNAEAAVTNASSSEIAVSEAKKSNMFTVDRKKSNQNRGSAKNKNGSSQGLMLTRAVKDHEGRKMPPNDIGNVMEFEHGKRDGVNISKREASSGDSVNGRQTGEDWSQGEQDLYKHKFEFQREKSADEVHSPNAITGPHLSEAKPVAEGRVTVKLLPNGVSCNSAGELMKPDNQYRGRPASVGTTSPIAVCASVSTSSNPTVDVPSESLCSSLANSTDAVSPRISESNRSSKAFKLNPGAKIFSPSFSNPISATAPAVPTAASMAYISSNSPAVPVAVVQPEVGIPFAPRSSVPAKYPPYSNLTAVNGGSGSQFLQPVVGHMGSRAQPQPLRYSGQYHAVQAAPAFVPPNSQSVMVGQLGQLMYIQPVSHDLVPSAAAISSVSARPMSTPHQVQYPKHQGSAAGQTLQLCVAPPFVAGGQQPFVMPSHIPFLQPPIPAIRPIPVPGSNTLFNTKFP from the exons ATGGGTTACAAAAACAGAGCAGAAGCTGAAACAGAGGCATGCTTAAACGAGGCTTTATTGTTTGCTACTATGTGTATAATTGGACTCCCTGTTGATGTGCATATTAGAGATGGTTCTGTTTACTTTGGGACTTTTCACACTGCTTCTTTTGACAAGGAAAACG GTATTGTTTTGAAGGAAGCAAGATTGACTAAAAAGGGAAAATCCAGTGCAAATGTAGGTAATGGGAGTGTGATAGAGACACTTGTAATTCTTTCAGTTGATATTGTTCAAGTTGTTGCTAAG GGAGTTCTATTTCCAGCTGATGGTGTCGCTGCAAATATATCTGGTGACAATGCAGAAGCTGCTGTAACCAATGCTTCATCTTCTGAGATTGCAGTGAGCGAGGCAAAGAAATCTAACATGTTCACTGTGGATAGAAAGAAATCTAATCAAAACAG GGGTTCAGCCAAAAACAAGAACGGTTCTTCTCAAGGTCTTATGCTGACAAGAGCAGTGAAGGATCATGAAGGGAGAAAAATGCCACCAAATGACATAGGAAATGTCATGGAATTTGAACATGGGAAAAGAGATGGTGTAAATATCTCAAAG AGAGAAGCTTCTTCTGGTGACTCAGTTAATGGAAG GCAGACTGGAGAAGACTGGTCACAGGGGGAGCAGGATCTCTATAAACATAAGTTTGAGTTTCAAAGGGAAAAGAGT GCTGATGAAGTTCATAGCCCAAATGCAATCA CAGGGCCTCACCTCAGTGAAGCAAAACCCGTTGCAGAAGGGCGAGTAACAGTGAAGCTGTTGCCTAACGGTGTATCTTGTAATTCTGCTGGCGAGCTTATGAAGCCAGACAATCAATACCGTGGAAGGCCTGCTTCTGTGGGAACCACTTCTCCTATTGCTGTTTGTGCAAGTGTTTCAACTTCTTCCAATCCAACGGTTGATGTTCCTTCAGAATCACTCTGTAGTTCATTAGCAAATTCTACTGATGCAGTCTCTCCACGAATCTCAGAATCTAATAGAAGCTCCAAG GCATTCAAGCTCAATCCAGGAGCAAAAATTTTTTCTCCATCTTTTTCCAATCCTATATCAGCTACTGCTCCAGCAGTGCCAACTGCTGCAAGCATGGCTTACATATCAAGCAACTCTCCAGCGGTACCTGTTGCTGTTGTGCAGCCAGAAGTTGGGATCCCTTTTGCACCTCGTTCATCTGTCCCTGCTAAGTACCCCCCCTATAGCAACTTGACAGCGGTAAATGGTGGCAGTGGTTCTCAATTTTTGCAACCT GTTGTTGGACACATGGGAAGCAGAGCACAGCCACAGCCACTTAGATATTCTGGTCAGTATCATGCTGTTCAGGCAGCACCAGCATTTGTGCCTCCAAATTCTCAATCT GTTATGGTTGGACAACTGGGGCAGCTCATGTATATTCAGCCAGTTTCTCAT GATTTGGTTCCAAGCGCAGCAGCCATATCATCTGTATCTGCACGTCCTATGTCAACTCCTCACCAAGTCCAATATCCTAAACACCAAG GAAGTGCAGCCGGCCAAACCTTGCAGCTCTGTGTGGCTCCACCTTTTGTAGCTGGTGGACAACAACCATTTGTAATGCCAAGCCATATTCCTTTTCTTCAGCCACCTATCCCTGCAATTCGCCCCATTCCAGTCCCAGGATCCAATACTCTTTTCAACACCAAGTTTCCATGA